The Candidatus Limnocylindrales bacterium genomic sequence GAGGTGAGTCCATCTGAAAACGAAACAGGTGAGTTTAAAAGATGCCGTAGATCTTATCCGGGATGGATCCAAGATTGCCGTTGGGGGTAATAGCCTTCATCGGTCTCCATCGGCTATCATTCGGGAGATAGCGCGGCAAAAAAAGAAAGATCTGGAGATTATTAAGACGGCCGGAGCTTATGATATTGATTTGCTCTGTGCGGCCGGGTGTCTGGGAGCCGTCTCTGCAGGATTCGTTGGATTTGAGGCGGAATTCGGTCTGGCACCTAATTTCAGGAAAGCTGCCGAGAGTGGCCAGATCCAGGTTAAAGAAAATTCTTGTTATACGGTTATATCTGGATTACGGGCCGCTGCATACGGGATTCCTTTTCAACCTACTGCCGGGCTTTGGGGGAGTGAACTGCCGGAGGCTGCAGGATTTAAAAAGGTTCAAGATCCTTATTCAGGGGTAGAAGTTTATGTGGTTCCGGCTCTAAAGCCGGATTGGGCTATCTTGCATGTACAGGTGTGTGATCCTTATGGAAATGCACGGATCTACGGTTCTACCTTTGAAGATGTCTTAATGGCTAAGGCGGCAGGAGGAGTTATTCTCTCCACCGAACAAATCGTATCTTCTCAGGAATTGAGTACCCAACCCGAATTAACCCAAATTCCAGGTATATTTGTAAAAGCCGTAGTCGAAGTTCCCCGGGGCGCTTATCCTTGCAGTTGCTATCCCTATTACGATTATGATGGGGATCACATTCGTCAGTACCTTGAACTCTCCACCGATGGGGATCGTTTGGAGGAATATCTTTATTCCATGGATATGGAGGTTGTTGGGAGCTAACAGAGGGAATAGGGGAGCTAGAAAGGAGAAAAGAACGGTTGTTCTCCCTTCTCCAACTCTCCCATTCTTCTACTCTTCGACTCGAATATGTGGACTATTTCGGATATCATGGCCGTTTCCATGGCCCGTCTATTAAGAAATGGCGAGACCGTTTTTCATGGTGTGGCTTCCCCTCTTCCCATGGTGGCTATTCTCCTGGCCAAGAAGCTCCATGCTCCGGATCTGATTTATATCAATATTACCGGAGGGATAGATCCAGAACCAGCACGGCTTCCTCACTCTACGGTCCATCCTGAGCTTTTTAAGGGATCGGCCATCATCTTTAGTTTACAGGATCTATTTGATCTGGCAGCCCGGGGCGATTTAGATGTTGCCTTTTTAGGAGGAGCTCAAATTGATCAACACGGGCGAACAAATATGACGGCAATAGGATCTCGCCAACATCCTAAAATTCGCCTTCCCGGAAGTGCAGGAAGTGCTTCCATTATGCCGGTGGTAAAAAGGGTCATTCTCTGGAGGACACGCCATGACCGTAAAACTTTTGTAGAGCGATGTGATTTTATCACGGCAGATGGGAGGGTTGAGCGGGTTGTCACCCCTTTATGCATTTTTAAGAAAGTGGATAATATCCTCCAGGTTGAAAGCATTCATCCCCATGCTTCACGTGAAGAAGTCCTTGCAAATACAGGTTTTGAAGTCCGATTCCTTCCCGATTTTCATATAACTCCTGAACCCACCCCTGAAGAGCTTAAGTGGCTTTCAGAAATCGATCCCCATCGGGTTCGAGACATTGAATTTTCATAATCGGGGGGAAAATAATACTTGACTTAAAATTTAATCCTAGGGTATGATAACATTTACATATCTAATC encodes the following:
- a CDS encoding CoA transferase codes for the protein MSLKDAVDLIRDGSKIAVGGNSLHRSPSAIIREIARQKKKDLEIIKTAGAYDIDLLCAAGCLGAVSAGFVGFEAEFGLAPNFRKAAESGQIQVKENSCYTVISGLRAAAYGIPFQPTAGLWGSELPEAAGFKKVQDPYSGVEVYVVPALKPDWAILHVQVCDPYGNARIYGSTFEDVLMAKAAGGVILSTEQIVSSQELSTQPELTQIPGIFVKAVVEVPRGAYPCSCYPYYDYDGDHIRQYLELSTDGDRLEEYLYSMDMEVVGS
- a CDS encoding CoA-transferase, translated to MWTISDIMAVSMARLLRNGETVFHGVASPLPMVAILLAKKLHAPDLIYINITGGIDPEPARLPHSTVHPELFKGSAIIFSLQDLFDLAARGDLDVAFLGGAQIDQHGRTNMTAIGSRQHPKIRLPGSAGSASIMPVVKRVILWRTRHDRKTFVERCDFITADGRVERVVTPLCIFKKVDNILQVESIHPHASREEVLANTGFEVRFLPDFHITPEPTPEELKWLSEIDPHRVRDIEFS